From the genome of Rhizobium binae, one region includes:
- a CDS encoding AsmA family protein: MVGRFLVFLGGVIVVVLFVALLAPLFIDWTDFRKNFEDQASRIIGKKVTVHGTVDARLLPFPSVTLHDVRVGQEADGTPIVRVEQFSMDAELAPFLSGEALIFDMRVVNPKVRLRLLKDGTLDWMRGSRAEIPAKTVVLENVHVSGGEVEFIDDQSGRGRRITGLNAEMSAKSLAGPWRIEGDATLDGEHGNFSISSSQPDEKGVLHMRTKLSPDKQPVSIDLDGELKLVDRKPNYQGQLSAAIENRNSAKSANKNEQPPRVKGRFELTNERIRIPEYRMEIGPTDDPYVVTGEATLDTGNAPEFLLTADGQQIDVNRIGNEGAAGKTTRDPAVSARQRLNSLIDIVAQVPIPQVPGKASVKLPAIVAGDTTLRDVQLELEPAGTGWMIDSAIGTLPGRTQVEGKGKLLLQGEPSFNGQIVVASNQPTGLASWLAGSVDPAIRQLRQAGFSANVSLTHELQRFENLEIAMGSATLKGRLERQAVSGQTPTLSVALNGDTLDLDALQALAGLATGQDTGDNVLDHKIAAQLKADKFTAFGVSAENVETTFTIADGALAVDRLAVKNLAGAELTATGRAEGSLLDYKGAGEITFKSADPGGFFTMLREHLPHHPVLDRLVRNAGWYGNTALRGALTLGGDEGNALTVTLAGVANGSRVNLDYRMSDLLALTGNGTTSLEATLENAVPSILFGQAGLDPLPVDVGANGRLTLKVKASGNDPADAALTFATDRTSFTANGKVDVRPESFMNGQIALSLDSADIDPYLIMNGIALPQTGTGLPFGLQVNAAVDSDKIALSDIKGHAADNEFSGALSFDRKAAKTTASGALTLSKADAGWLGEAVFGQIVDPANGALTKAPLGLPVFKDLDVKVKLSAKEFWPGLPGTAVSDFTSNVVYKGDELQLNDMAGNWDGGKLSGNLLFTNADGTGFLQTKLALADSDLGGVVWLRDGAPIANGKFGLSLSMDASGKTIGEIASSLNGSGELRLGDTSIRGLNLAMLPPLLAATDTMQEQINAGKVHPIVETLLNNGEAKLPPLGVPFNITDGTLRVQNVTVANDLARVTADAQIALPEERISATVGISLNPGTEVLPGAEPALRLNFSGMLPSPGKTMDVTDITSYLSLRAFERERRRVERLQAIVLEKQRLRREVALYRFNAAERVRAAEIERQRQAEEQRLRALAQAVAARKAAAEAEAARAAEARDKADAQARAAAEAARRSGQEQPGPLNFDQLPGIQAQ; the protein is encoded by the coding sequence TTGGTAGGCCGGTTCCTCGTCTTTCTGGGGGGAGTGATCGTCGTAGTGCTGTTTGTGGCGCTGCTTGCGCCGCTGTTCATCGACTGGACGGATTTCCGCAAGAACTTCGAGGATCAGGCAAGCCGCATCATCGGCAAGAAAGTCACCGTCCACGGTACGGTGGATGCCCGCTTGTTGCCGTTTCCGTCGGTCACGCTGCATGACGTGCGCGTCGGCCAGGAAGCAGACGGCACGCCGATCGTCAGGGTCGAGCAATTTTCTATGGATGCGGAGCTCGCGCCTTTCCTGTCGGGTGAGGCGCTGATCTTCGATATGCGGGTCGTCAATCCGAAGGTCCGTCTGAGATTGCTCAAGGACGGCACACTCGACTGGATGCGCGGCAGCCGCGCCGAAATTCCGGCAAAGACGGTCGTTCTCGAAAATGTGCATGTCAGCGGCGGCGAGGTCGAGTTCATCGACGACCAGTCGGGACGGGGCCGCCGCATCACCGGCCTGAATGCGGAGATGTCCGCCAAGTCGCTCGCCGGCCCTTGGCGCATCGAGGGCGATGCGACGCTCGATGGCGAACACGGGAATTTCTCGATCTCGAGCAGCCAGCCGGACGAGAAGGGCGTGCTGCACATGCGCACGAAACTTTCCCCGGATAAGCAGCCGGTCAGCATCGATCTCGATGGCGAGCTGAAGCTCGTCGACCGCAAGCCGAATTACCAGGGCCAGCTCTCGGCAGCGATCGAAAACCGCAACAGCGCCAAATCGGCGAACAAGAATGAGCAGCCGCCGCGGGTCAAGGGTCGCTTCGAACTTACCAACGAACGCATCCGCATTCCCGAATACCGGATGGAGATCGGCCCTACGGACGATCCCTATGTCGTAACAGGCGAGGCGACGCTGGACACCGGCAACGCGCCGGAATTCCTGCTGACGGCCGACGGGCAGCAGATCGACGTCAACCGCATCGGCAATGAAGGCGCGGCCGGCAAGACGACGCGGGATCCCGCGGTTTCGGCGCGGCAGCGGTTGAATTCGCTGATCGATATTGTCGCGCAGGTACCCATCCCGCAGGTGCCGGGCAAGGCAAGCGTCAAGCTGCCGGCGATCGTCGCCGGCGACACGACATTGCGCGATGTGCAACTGGAGCTGGAGCCGGCCGGTACCGGCTGGATGATCGACAGCGCCATAGGCACTTTGCCGGGACGCACCCAGGTGGAAGGGAAGGGCAAGCTCCTGCTTCAGGGCGAGCCCTCGTTCAACGGCCAGATCGTAGTGGCCTCGAATCAGCCGACGGGGCTTGCCTCCTGGCTTGCCGGCTCGGTCGACCCGGCCATCCGGCAATTGCGGCAGGCGGGTTTTTCCGCCAATGTCAGCCTCACTCATGAATTGCAGCGTTTCGAAAACCTCGAAATCGCCATGGGATCGGCGACTCTGAAAGGCCGGCTGGAGCGGCAGGCGGTTTCCGGCCAGACGCCGACCCTGTCGGTGGCGCTGAACGGCGACACGCTCGATCTTGACGCACTGCAGGCGCTGGCCGGGCTCGCGACCGGGCAGGATACCGGCGACAATGTCCTCGATCACAAGATCGCCGCCCAGCTCAAGGCCGACAAGTTCACCGCCTTCGGCGTCAGCGCCGAGAATGTCGAGACCACCTTCACGATCGCTGACGGGGCGCTTGCGGTCGACCGGCTGGCGGTCAAGAACCTCGCGGGCGCCGAGCTGACGGCGACGGGCCGGGCGGAAGGCTCGCTGCTCGATTACAAGGGCGCGGGTGAGATCACCTTCAAATCGGCCGATCCCGGCGGCTTCTTCACCATGCTGCGCGAGCACCTGCCGCACCACCCGGTGCTCGACCGGCTGGTGCGTAATGCCGGCTGGTACGGCAATACGGCATTGCGCGGGGCGCTGACGCTCGGCGGCGACGAAGGCAATGCGCTGACGGTGACGCTGGCCGGCGTGGCGAACGGCAGCCGTGTCAATCTCGACTATCGCATGTCAGATCTGTTGGCGCTGACCGGCAACGGCACGACGAGCCTCGAGGCGACGCTCGAAAACGCCGTGCCGTCGATCCTCTTCGGCCAGGCCGGGCTCGACCCGCTGCCGGTCGATGTCGGCGCCAACGGCCGCCTGACGCTCAAGGTAAAGGCGTCGGGCAATGATCCCGCCGATGCGGCGCTGACGTTTGCCACCGACCGGACTTCATTTACCGCCAACGGCAAGGTCGATGTCCGGCCGGAGAGTTTCATGAATGGTCAGATCGCGCTTTCGCTCGATAGCGCCGATATCGACCCCTATCTCATCATGAACGGCATCGCCCTGCCGCAGACCGGAACGGGACTGCCGTTCGGCCTGCAGGTCAATGCCGCCGTCGACAGCGACAAGATCGCCTTATCCGATATCAAGGGGCATGCGGCCGACAACGAATTTTCCGGGGCGCTGAGCTTCGACCGGAAGGCCGCCAAGACGACGGCGAGCGGCGCGCTGACCCTCTCCAAAGCCGACGCTGGCTGGCTTGGCGAGGCCGTGTTCGGCCAGATCGTCGATCCCGCCAATGGCGCGCTGACGAAGGCCCCGCTTGGCTTGCCCGTCTTCAAGGATCTCGACGTCAAGGTGAAGCTTTCAGCCAAGGAATTCTGGCCCGGCCTGCCGGGAACGGCGGTGTCCGATTTTACCAGCAACGTCGTCTATAAGGGCGACGAACTGCAGCTCAACGACATGGCCGGCAACTGGGACGGCGGCAAGCTCTCCGGCAACCTGCTCTTCACCAATGCCGACGGCACCGGCTTCTTGCAGACGAAGCTTGCGCTTGCCGATTCCGATCTTGGCGGCGTCGTCTGGCTGCGTGACGGTGCGCCGATCGCCAATGGCAAATTCGGCCTGTCGCTGTCAATGGACGCGTCGGGCAAGACGATCGGTGAGATCGCCAGCTCGCTCAACGGTTCGGGGGAGCTGAGGCTCGGCGATACCAGCATACGCGGGTTGAACCTTGCCATGCTTCCGCCGCTGCTTGCCGCGACCGACACGATGCAGGAACAGATCAATGCCGGCAAGGTGCATCCGATCGTCGAGACGCTGCTCAACAACGGCGAAGCGAAGCTGCCGCCGCTCGGAGTTCCCTTCAACATTACCGACGGGACGCTGAGGGTGCAGAATGTCACCGTCGCCAATGATCTGGCCCGCGTCACCGCCGATGCACAGATCGCGTTGCCGGAGGAGCGGATCAGCGCGACGGTCGGCATCAGTCTCAATCCGGGGACGGAGGTGCTTCCCGGCGCCGAACCGGCGCTGAGGCTCAATTTCTCCGGCATGCTGCCGTCGCCCGGCAAGACGATGGATGTGACCGATATCACCAGCTACCTCTCGCTGCGCGCCTTCGAGCGCGAACGGCGGCGCGTCGAAAGGCTGCAGGCGATCGTGCTCGAAAAGCAGCGGCTGCGTCGCGAGGTCGCGCTCTATCGCTTCAACGCCGCCGAGCGCGTCAGGGCCGCCGAGATCGAGCGACAGCGGCAGGCGGAGGAACAGCGGCTGCGCGCGCTGGCACAGGCAGTGGCGGCGCGGAAGGCGGCCGCCGAGGCGGAGGCCGCACGCGCGGCGGAAGCCAGGGACAAGGCCGATGCGCAGGCGAGGGCGGCTGCGGAAGCGGCGCGGCGCAGCGGGCAGGAGCAGCCCGGTCCGCTCAATTTCGATCAGCTGCCGGGCATTCAGGCGCAATGA